TGATGTTGTGACTGTCCGAGTGTTTAAGGAGTCCTGTTGTGGCGGTGGACTGCTGGATGCTACGAGTAACAGGTCCTCCTGCTCTCTCCCTCAACCTCAGAGACAAACACTCCTCTCTTCTGGGCTGTATCTTTACATCCTTCACTCTCTGCTCCACTTTATTCCCTAAAACATGTACCCGAACAGCCGCTTCCTGAGAGTTAACCTGTGCAGAAGAGGAGAGGACTATCTGCGGTATAAAGCTGCCATTTTTACTAGACTGAACAACAGATGTCGACAGAACAGTGGATCTTTTAAGTCTGATATTCTGAGTGGTGTCGACTGATGTGTTTGGCTTGTTGATTTGACTCTTTGTTATCATTTTTGGACCGTGGTTCGATCCATGTGGATTTGCTATCTGTCTCCGAAGGCTTCCGTTGTTCTCTTGGGCTGAAACGATGCAGAggtttcttttctttgtttttccaaTGGCAGGTCTCATGGGGCAGCTAAAAGCTACATGTTTCTTTAAGCTGGCGTTATACGTGAACTCTCTGCTGCAGTGAGGACATGCATAAACCCCCAGGTCATCTTGAGCAAAGGCCTTTCTTCCCCCTGCAGGTCTGCTCTTTTGCATCAGTTGAGATTTCTTCTTATTCAGGATATTCATTTTGACTGGTGATTCATGGAAGGTAAGCTTCTTTGTAAAATTCTGTCTACTATTTACAATCTTTGCAGGTGATAACACTCCGTTTTGCGCTTTCGCAAACTGCTTAAGTGGTATGGGGTTCTTCTTAGGAGTGTAGCGCTTTCTGTCGCTAGCGTTAGCACATGCTAATATGTGCTTGTGCAGTTCGGGCATGTTGTCAAAGCTCTTGCCGCACTTTGTGCACCGAATGGCCGTGCTGAAGGTCTGAGGGATGTTGTGGGTGGTGAAGTTCGTAGCAGATGCCACTGTTGTCCCAGTTGGTGTCCGGTTGTGGTACGGGAACGGAGGCGGTTTGAAACTTGGGTAATGTTGATTAATGCCTAGTCGTACATCTGGGCCTTTCGGCTTGACCCCTCCAGATGCCATGGTTTTTATTGTGGTATACAACTCTTCGTTAGAGTTCGAGCCCAAGTCACCCACCTCTGCTTTTGAGGTTGTGTTGTCAGATTCTCGTTTACCCTCTATGAGGGGAAGGTCTGCATGGATGTCAGATTTGGGATTATTATGATTTTCAGGTCTTAATTTGCCATGCACAACCTCGGTGTGTGAGCACTCCTGACCAGGATGAAGATCTCGCTGATGCTGCTCCAAGTTGCAGAGGAAAGCAAATTCCTTAGAACACGTTTTGCAGACATAGATTTTACCGATGCCGTGATAACTGGAACGGTGCTCCAGCAAACCTGTGTCACTGTCAAACAACTGCacacaaaattcacatttataaGGCCACTCCTTGGAGTGCTCACTTACATGTTGACTGAGACTCTTCATAGACTGAAAGGGCTGCTCACAAACATTGCACATGAAGTTCTTGCAAAAAAAATGCAAGGAAGATAATTCATCTTCCACATTGTTGTTCTGTTCAGAGTAGTCAGAAGTCTGAATATTAGCATTGGCAGGGCTGACTGAGTTAAGCATCCCTTCTTCCTTGCTCTCTTCTTTCACAGCACTGATGGAAGCAGTAAGGGTTGGCGTGCCATCTGTAGACGTTGATGACTGCTCTGTTGGTGTTGACTGTGTGGTTAGCAATGGAGTGGAGTTTTCAAGACTGGGAGGCTGTGATTGAGGCTCTTGCTGTATTGTTGTATCTACAGATATATTGTCAGAGACACACTGAAGAGAATTCGCTTGAAGGGACGGCAGAATGTTTTCAGTAGATTGCAGTGCAACAGTATATTCAATCACAACAGTGTTTGGGGGAAAGGTCAAGGGAGTGATGTCTGATTGGTTTATAGGCAGAGAGGGAGGAAACATCTGCACATCAGAAGCTAACACAGAGTCTACTACCAATGTTCTCTGGGCTACTTCACAAAAAGCTGGATCTGAGACCCAATGAGGGCCTTGTAAATTCAGTGAAGGGGCTGCAGGTATAAGGGTTTGGGTCACGCCTCCAGGAACAGAGCTCACCCAGTCAGGGATTGTCACTTTCAAATCACCCCGTGTGAGATGTACAGGATTATCAATGCAGTCTTCCACAGTGCTTGTGGGTGGCACAGTGTCAGATACCAAGAGAGTGGAGCAAAGGGTTTGAATTTGATTGGGCTCTACTGTAGGAGTAGGTAGAAAGGATACAAAAGGTGGAGAGGAAGAAGATACAACTTGAGGTGGAGGGATTTGAGCAGCTGTATGGATATTGACAGGAGCAAGTAAAGACATGGTTGAATCAAGTGATGCAGAAGTAAGAGTAAACTCAAACAAAAGTTTTTCAGGGTTCGGCAGACCTGAATCAGGCATTGCCATGACTGCAAAGTTTGTTATGTCAGGACTACCGAAGACATCTGCTGTAGCAGGAACGTCAACAGAGGGAATGTCTACACCACTACACTCATTCATAAGAACCTTCTGAAGCATAAAAGAGTGGGGTTTACTTTTCCTAAAAGCAGGTTGAGTGAGGTAGACTCCTTCTGAGTCACAATCTAAGCTCTTTCCACTAACACTTAAATCTAAAATGGACTCTGGTAAGGCCTCATTGATCATTGCGTTGGAGAGGTCCAATGGCTGTTGATTACAAGAGTTTCCACCAGTTATTGATACAGAGCACTCTAGTGGCATAACGTGTTGCATATTAACTCCATCAGAGTTCTTTGTGGTCAGGTTCAAATGTCCAACTCCATCATTGCATGGAAAACTCAACCCTGGAGATGTATGGTTCTCCAACTTTGAATCCTTGGTTTCTGCAGAGTCAAGATCTGGAATGACACTTTCTACAGTCAAATCAGTGCTTTGTTGTGGGGAGCTGGGAGGGGATGTTGTTCGTCTCTTAAATTTAGTTGTTGGAGGTAAAACAGTTAGAGATAATGGAGTGCCCAGCTTCTGGCCATCTGTAATTAGAGCAAGTGCTGGTTTGCCATCCTGATTCTGGAGGAGCTGCTTGAGTTTGGGAGACAGATAGACAGCTCTCTCCCCATGGAAGGCAACGGTCTCAGTAGACTCGGGCAGATGAGTTGCGACCAATGTAGTTCCTGATGTAGAGGTCAGTGACAAAGACAGAGAAGACGATGAGGCTGTTAAGATGGATTCGGATTccaattctgtttttatttgtgggAGTAGAGGTGGGGTGGAAGTTCTGCGTTTGGTGGAGGATTGCCCGGACAGGTCAGAGGTGCAAGTATTAGCTTCTAAGTTAAGAACCTGTGAGATTTGAGCAGGACTAATGATAATAGCATTTAACCCAATCACAGAGCCCTCAGAGGTCATCTGAATCATCCCACAGTTACTTACAGCGCTTGTCGATACAATTTTGCCATCTATGTAAAAGCTGAGATTCTCAGAAATGTTGCTAGAGATGTCAACCATGTACTCTCTTTCCTGACTGGTGTTCTCCATACACTGTGGGCTTGTAGTTTGAGAGTCCTGTGAGGGTTCAACAAGCTTTTCTCCCTCAGATTCTTGTGTGATTGTGACGTTCTTAAAGACTCTTTTAGGAAGAAGTTGGCACTCATGGATCCTGCGTTGATGTCTTCTTAGACTCGCATGAGTCCTAAAAgcttttttgcagtatttgcaGATGTTTGAGGCTTTGGCATCATTGTTTTTATTGGAAGCACCCTTCTGTTTACCATCAGATGTAGTGTACTTCACTGGATCTGGGTTTGGTAATACCTTGTCTCCTATAGACAAATGGACAGTGTTCACAGTTTCACTACTGCCAGGCACATTCTGACTGACAGCGTAGGTGGTGTTTGAGCGATGATCCGGCTTTCGGTTTCGGTTTTCGTGTTTTTTCTCATGCCTCCGACGACTAAACAGCGTACTGAAGGTCCTTCTGCAGCGACTGCATTTAAAGTGctgtatgtgagtgtgtgtttgcatgtggcGTTCTAGGCCTTGAATACTCGTAAACCGTCTTTCACAGCGAGGACAGGGCAATTCACAGGAAGCCTGGAGTTTACCAACCGGGTTGTatatttgttgtatatttgttgcATATTCAGTAGCACTTGCTTGACTTTGATTAGCTAGGCTTTGAGATACAGGTAGGCTGGTGCTCTGGGTGGACTGGACGttctgtttgtctttacaatccATGATCTCATCTGTTTCTTCCTCTATACCTTCAACTATCTTTCCTTCCTCTTGCTCCATAATGCTGCAAACTGCTGCTTCGTCAGGATGTGTATGTTGAAGCTCAGGTTGCTGGACAAAATAGGCTGATGACATACTTGGTCTCTCCTCTACCAAaactaaaacataaaacataaatgtgacACACTAAAGGCTTTTTACATGCAATTCTGAAAtgtaataaagaaatgtataacaTTAACAATCTTAGTTTCTTGTAAAATATCTTAtactttatggtttcaactaa
Above is a genomic segment from Triplophysa rosa linkage group LG17, Trosa_1v2, whole genome shotgun sequence containing:
- the prdm2a gene encoding PR domain zinc finger protein 2 yields the protein MWRSNDILVEERPSMSSAYFVQQPELQHTHPDEAAVCSIMEQEEGKIVEGIEEETDEIMDCKDKQNVQSTQSTSLPVSQSLANQSQASATEYATNIQQIYNPVGKLQASCELPCPRCERRFTSIQGLERHMQTHTHIQHFKCSRCRRTFSTLFSRRRHEKKHENRNRKPDHRSNTTYAVSQNVPGSSETVNTVHLSIGDKVLPNPDPVKYTTSDGKQKGASNKNNDAKASNICKYCKKAFRTHASLRRHQRRIHECQLLPKRVFKNVTITQESEGEKLVEPSQDSQTTSPQCMENTSQEREYMVDISSNISENLSFYIDGKIVSTSAVSNCGMIQMTSEGSVIGLNAIIISPAQISQVLNLEANTCTSDLSGQSSTKRRTSTPPLLPQIKTELESESILTASSSSLSLSLTSTSGTTLVATHLPESTETVAFHGERAVYLSPKLKQLLQNQDGKPALALITDGQKLGTPLSLTVLPPTTKFKRRTTSPPSSPQQSTDLTVESVIPDLDSAETKDSKLENHTSPGLSFPCNDGVGHLNLTTKNSDGVNMQHVMPLECSVSITGGNSCNQQPLDLSNAMINEALPESILDLSVSGKSLDCDSEGVYLTQPAFRKSKPHSFMLQKVLMNECSGVDIPSVDVPATADVFGSPDITNFAVMAMPDSGLPNPEKLLFEFTLTSASLDSTMSLLAPVNIHTAAQIPPPQVVSSSSPPFVSFLPTPTVEPNQIQTLCSTLLVSDTVPPTSTVEDCIDNPVHLTRGDLKVTIPDWVSSVPGGVTQTLIPAAPSLNLQGPHWVSDPAFCEVAQRTLVVDSVLASDVQMFPPSLPINQSDITPLTFPPNTVVIEYTVALQSTENILPSLQANSLQCVSDNISVDTTIQQEPQSQPPSLENSTPLLTTQSTPTEQSSTSTDGTPTLTASISAVKEESKEEGMLNSVSPANANIQTSDYSEQNNNVEDELSSLHFFCKNFMCNVCEQPFQSMKSLSQHVSEHSKEWPYKCEFCVQLFDSDTGLLEHRSSYHGIGKIYVCKTCSKEFAFLCNLEQHQRDLHPGQECSHTEVVHGKLRPENHNNPKSDIHADLPLIEGKRESDNTTSKAEVGDLGSNSNEELYTTIKTMASGGVKPKGPDVRLGINQHYPSFKPPPFPYHNRTPTGTTVASATNFTTHNIPQTFSTAIRCTKCGKSFDNMPELHKHILACANASDRKRYTPKKNPIPLKQFAKAQNGVLSPAKIVNSRQNFTKKLTFHESPVKMNILNKKKSQLMQKSRPAGGRKAFAQDDLGVYACPHCSREFTYNASLKKHVAFSCPMRPAIGKTKKRNLCIVSAQENNGSLRRQIANPHGSNHGPKMITKSQINKPNTSVDTTQNIRLKRSTVLSTSVVQSSKNGSFIPQIVLSSSAQVNSQEAAVRVHVLGNKVEQRVKDVKIQPRREECLSLRLRERAGGPVTRSIQQSTATTGLLKHSDSHNIIMRPVVLQVKE